From a single Azospirillum fermentarium genomic region:
- a CDS encoding aminoglycoside phosphotransferase family protein, with protein MTHTRADTIREFLTAHGLAGATRTPLAGDASVRRYERLALPGGTTRILADTPDPAADLVPFIAIGRVLDRLGLSVPQVLAADTAAGLAVQEDFGDATFTLCLDRGDAPAPLYALATDALIRLHAGFTDADAAGLDLPRYGAGLFVDQVMLFADVWMPLVRGHALSDRERNDCAAAWMAAVEPVCAGPRSLLLRDYHMGNLMRLPRDGVRAAGLIDFQGAGLGPVAYDLMSLLEDARRDVPDDLASAMKARYLDAFPALDRAAFHRAFAVLGAVRHARVIGIFARLAVREGRRGYLVHMPRLWRLLERALAHPDLAPVAGWFGRHLPPPARAAFVIPETD; from the coding sequence GTGACCCACACCCGCGCTGACACCATCCGGGAATTCCTGACCGCCCACGGGCTGGCCGGGGCCACGCGCACCCCGCTGGCCGGCGACGCCTCCGTCCGGCGGTACGAGCGGCTGGCCCTGCCCGGCGGCACCACCCGCATCCTGGCCGACACGCCGGACCCGGCGGCGGATCTGGTGCCCTTCATCGCCATCGGGCGGGTGCTGGACCGGCTGGGGCTGTCGGTGCCGCAGGTGCTGGCCGCCGACACCGCCGCCGGGCTGGCGGTGCAGGAGGATTTCGGCGATGCCACCTTTACCCTGTGCCTGGACCGCGGCGACGCTCCGGCCCCGCTCTACGCGCTGGCCACCGATGCGCTGATCCGGCTGCACGCCGGCTTCACCGATGCCGACGCCGCCGGGCTGGACCTGCCCCGTTACGGCGCCGGGCTGTTCGTGGACCAGGTGATGCTGTTCGCCGATGTGTGGATGCCGCTGGTCCGCGGCCATGCGCTCTCGGACCGGGAGCGCAACGATTGTGCCGCCGCCTGGATGGCGGCGGTGGAGCCGGTGTGCGCCGGGCCGCGGTCGCTGCTGCTGCGCGACTATCACATGGGCAACCTGATGCGGCTGCCGCGCGACGGCGTGCGGGCCGCCGGACTGATCGACTTCCAGGGGGCGGGGCTGGGGCCGGTGGCCTATGACCTGATGTCGCTGCTGGAGGATGCGCGGCGCGACGTGCCGGATGATCTTGCGTCGGCGATGAAGGCGCGCTACCTCGACGCTTTCCCGGCGCTGGACCGGGCGGCGTTCCATCGGGCCTTCGCGGTGCTGGGGGCCGTGCGCCACGCGCGCGTCATCGGGATCTTCGCCCGGCTGGCGGTGCGCGAGGGGCGGCGCGGCTATCTGGTGCACATGCCGCGGCTGTGGCGGCTGCTGGAACGCGCGCTGGCCCATCCCGATCTTGCACCCGTGGCCGGGTGGTTCGGCCGGCATCTGCCGCCGCCGGCCCGCGCCGCGTTCGTTATCCCGGAGACGGATTGA
- a CDS encoding nucleotidyltransferase family protein, producing MTVTAAPVPPTATPPRRAMVLAAGLGLRMRPLTLNTPKPLIPVMGRTLLDRALDHLERAAVDTAVVNTHYKAEMIAAHLAGRTTPPAIVLSPEETALETGGGVKNALPHLGADPFLVVNADILWLDGPQPAIQRLAAHWNPETMDALLLLMSTTRAVGYEGVGDFQMDPEGTLSRREESRVAPFVYAGVQIVKPELFAESPDGAFSMNVLWDRAIAAGRLRGIAHDGLWYHVGTPSALQETEELLAMDGLKPFWP from the coding sequence ATGACCGTGACTGCTGCGCCCGTTCCCCCCACCGCCACCCCGCCGCGCCGGGCCATGGTTCTGGCCGCCGGCCTGGGCCTGCGGATGCGGCCGCTGACGCTGAACACGCCCAAGCCGCTGATCCCGGTGATGGGCCGCACGCTGCTGGACCGCGCGCTCGACCATCTGGAGCGTGCGGCGGTGGACACGGCGGTGGTCAACACCCATTACAAGGCCGAAATGATCGCCGCCCATCTGGCGGGCCGCACCACGCCCCCGGCCATCGTCCTGTCGCCGGAGGAAACGGCGCTGGAAACCGGCGGGGGGGTGAAGAACGCCCTGCCCCATCTGGGCGCCGATCCGTTCCTGGTGGTGAACGCCGACATCCTGTGGCTGGACGGGCCGCAGCCGGCCATCCAGCGGCTGGCCGCGCATTGGAACCCGGAGACGATGGATGCGCTGCTGCTGCTGATGAGCACCACGCGCGCCGTCGGCTATGAGGGGGTGGGCGATTTCCAGATGGACCCCGAGGGCACGCTGTCCCGGCGGGAGGAATCGCGCGTCGCCCCCTTCGTCTATGCCGGCGTGCAGATCGTGAAGCCGGAGTTGTTTGCGGAGTCGCCGGACGGGGCGTTCTCCATGAACGTGCTGTGGGACCGCGCGATTGCCGCGGGCCGTCTGCGCGGCATCGCCCACGACGGGCTGTGGTACCATGTGGGCACGCCGTCCGCGCTTCAGGAAACCGAAGAGTTGCTGGCCATGGACGGGCTGAAGCCCTTCTGGCCCTGA
- a CDS encoding Spy/CpxP family protein refolding chaperone, whose protein sequence is MKRAFFASAAVALGLAVAIPAVAQQAGTPAPKAGPQAHFARMCEDHEAFLAGKLAFAEKKLKITDAQKAAWTKFADAARASQAPMAKFCTDYKDKPAPAALPDRLDRIQAMATVHQQTLAQIVPAAKELYAQLTPDQQKTADRLLPGRGMGHEGMMGGHRGGPDGGPGHHGGPGPMKGPNPPAPPAAPAPGQPG, encoded by the coding sequence ATGAAACGCGCTTTCTTCGCCTCCGCCGCCGTGGCGCTCGGTCTGGCCGTTGCCATCCCCGCCGTGGCGCAGCAGGCCGGAACCCCGGCGCCGAAAGCCGGCCCCCAGGCCCATTTCGCCCGCATGTGCGAGGATCACGAGGCGTTCCTGGCCGGCAAGCTGGCCTTTGCCGAGAAGAAGCTGAAGATCACCGACGCGCAGAAGGCCGCCTGGACCAAGTTCGCCGACGCCGCCCGCGCGTCGCAGGCGCCGATGGCCAAGTTCTGCACCGACTACAAGGACAAGCCGGCCCCCGCCGCCCTGCCCGACCGTCTGGACCGCATCCAGGCCATGGCGACCGTGCATCAGCAGACGCTGGCCCAGATCGTCCCGGCGGCCAAGGAACTCTATGCCCAGCTCACGCCCGACCAGCAGAAGACCGCCGACCGGCTGCTGCCGGGCCGCGGAATGGGGCACGAGGGCATGATGGGCGGCCATCGCGGCGGCCCGGACGGCGGCCCCGGCCATCACGGCGGCCCCGGCCCGATGAAGGGTCCGAACCCGCCGGCCCCGCCCGCGGCCCCCGCCCCCGGTCAGCCGGGCTGA
- a CDS encoding ATP-binding protein: protein MRTVLRRLLPDSIAARTALTVVVALLLTQMVSALIYLTDRGEAPPPPHGPKVLIQRVTSIAQLVETVPVSDRKRVVGAIDDPVLRVEWRRDPPRFEHRHQGMGAEYLIRRLRVALNDSDRAVIVEMRSDRSFLDPQPGPLTAGPLSPPPPPRDEPRWSERFRLSVQLSDGSWLLFTTGDPVEGAFRLVRFVLWMGGIAAVITLVSLWAGRRITAPLARFAGAAERLGVDGEAEPLPEVGPMELRAATRAFNRMQERLRRFVADRTQMVAAMSHDLRTPLTRLRLRAELVEDEEMQRKMLADLDEMEAMVNATLAFARDDARHEPRGPLDLAALLQSLCDDREDAGQSAAFDGPSHVTVQGRPVALRRAFANLIDNAIAYGGAVRVRLGRADGTARVDIDDDGPGIPETEFEKVFAPFYRLERSRSRDTGGVGLGLATARTIVRGHGGDITLTNREEGGLRVTVVLPV, encoded by the coding sequence ATGAGAACCGTTCTGCGCCGGCTGCTGCCGGACAGCATCGCCGCCCGCACGGCCCTGACCGTGGTGGTGGCGCTGCTGCTGACCCAGATGGTCAGCGCGCTGATCTATCTGACCGACCGGGGGGAGGCGCCGCCGCCGCCCCATGGGCCCAAGGTGCTGATCCAGCGCGTCACCTCCATCGCCCAGCTTGTGGAAACCGTGCCGGTCTCCGACCGCAAGCGGGTGGTGGGGGCCATCGACGACCCGGTGCTGCGGGTGGAATGGCGGCGCGACCCGCCCCGGTTCGAACACCGGCACCAGGGCATGGGGGCGGAATACCTGATCCGCCGCCTGCGCGTCGCCCTGAACGATTCCGACCGCGCGGTGATCGTGGAGATGCGCAGCGACCGCTCCTTCCTCGACCCTCAGCCGGGGCCGCTGACCGCCGGGCCGCTCTCTCCCCCGCCGCCGCCCCGCGACGAGCCGCGATGGTCGGAGCGGTTCCGCCTGTCGGTGCAACTTTCCGACGGCTCGTGGCTGCTGTTCACCACCGGAGACCCGGTTGAAGGCGCGTTCCGGCTGGTGCGCTTCGTGCTGTGGATGGGGGGTATCGCCGCCGTCATCACGCTGGTGTCCCTGTGGGCCGGACGGCGCATCACCGCTCCCCTGGCCCGCTTTGCCGGTGCCGCCGAACGGCTGGGCGTGGATGGGGAGGCCGAGCCGCTGCCGGAGGTCGGGCCGATGGAGCTGCGCGCCGCCACCCGCGCCTTCAACCGGATGCAGGAACGCCTGCGCCGCTTCGTCGCCGACCGCACCCAGATGGTGGCGGCCATGAGCCACGACCTTCGCACCCCCCTGACCCGCCTGCGCCTGCGTGCCGAGCTGGTGGAGGACGAGGAGATGCAGCGCAAGATGCTGGCCGACCTGGATGAGATGGAAGCCATGGTCAACGCCACCCTGGCGTTCGCCCGCGACGACGCCCGGCACGAGCCGCGCGGGCCGCTGGATCTGGCGGCCCTGCTGCAAAGCCTGTGCGACGACCGCGAGGACGCCGGGCAGAGTGCCGCCTTCGACGGGCCGTCGCACGTGACGGTGCAGGGGCGCCCGGTGGCGCTGCGCCGGGCCTTCGCCAACCTGATCGACAACGCGATCGCCTATGGCGGCGCGGTGCGGGTGCGGCTGGGGCGGGCGGACGGCACCGCGCGGGTGGACATCGACGACGACGGCCCCGGCATCCCGGAGACGGAGTTCGAAAAGGTCTTCGCCCCCTTCTACCGCCTGGAACGGTCGCGCAGCCGCGACACCGGCGGCGTGGGGCTGGGGCTTGCCACCGCCCGCACCATCGTGCGCGGCCACGGCGGCGACATCACGCTGACCAACCGGGAGGAGGGGGGGCTGCGGGTGACGGTGGTGCTGCCGGTATAG
- a CDS encoding Fic/DOC family N-terminal domain-containing protein, with translation MELETKAVLRTAAEAHRYLAEVKGLAAAIPNQGILIDTLSLQEAKASSEIENIVTTQDELFQADLFPEGPRSAAAKEVALYRDALKLGFNAMHDSDGLITNNTLIAMFQTLKRTTGEFRTTPGTALKNDRTGEIVYVPPQDGRDIIAHMTALERFINDDSLSDLDPLVKMAVIHHQFESIHPFPDGNGRLGRILNVLYLTRVGLLDIPVLYLSRAITGSKGEYYRLLQAVRDDGAWEAWVLYMLRAVASTSRTTLELIDGVRGQMADYKHRIRRDMPKLYSQDLLNNLFRHPYTRIDFLQNDLDITRQTAARYLDQLADAGFVKKHQAGRNNYYINTSLIALFMRVSDGM, from the coding sequence ATGGAATTAGAGACGAAGGCCGTGTTGCGGACAGCGGCAGAAGCACACCGCTATTTGGCGGAGGTCAAGGGATTGGCCGCCGCCATTCCGAACCAGGGAATCCTGATCGACACCCTGTCCCTTCAGGAAGCGAAGGCAAGTTCGGAGATCGAAAACATCGTCACGACCCAGGACGAACTGTTTCAGGCGGATCTTTTCCCCGAAGGGCCACGCTCAGCGGCGGCAAAAGAAGTCGCACTCTACCGCGATGCCTTGAAGCTGGGCTTCAACGCGATGCATGATTCCGACGGGCTGATCACGAACAATACCCTGATCGCCATGTTCCAGACGCTGAAGCGGACGACGGGTGAATTCCGCACCACCCCCGGAACCGCGCTGAAGAACGACCGGACGGGTGAGATCGTTTACGTCCCGCCCCAAGACGGTCGGGACATCATCGCCCACATGACGGCGCTGGAACGTTTCATCAATGACGACAGCCTGTCGGACCTGGACCCGCTGGTCAAAATGGCGGTGATTCATCACCAATTCGAAAGCATTCATCCCTTCCCGGACGGTAACGGACGGTTGGGGCGTATCTTGAACGTGCTTTATCTGACCCGAGTCGGATTGCTGGATATCCCTGTTCTCTATCTCAGCCGCGCCATCACGGGCAGCAAGGGCGAATACTACCGCCTGCTCCAGGCTGTGCGCGACGACGGTGCATGGGAAGCGTGGGTGCTCTATATGCTGCGCGCCGTCGCCTCAACGTCCCGCACGACACTGGAGTTGATCGACGGTGTGCGCGGCCAAATGGCGGACTACAAGCACCGCATCCGCCGAGACATGCCGAAGCTCTATTCCCAGGATCTGCTGAACAACCTGTTCCGCCATCCCTATACACGGATCGATTTTCTGCAAAACGATCTGGATATCACCCGCCAGACCGCCGCCCGCTATCTGGATCAGTTGGCGGATGCCGGATTCGTCAAGAAGCATCAGGCCGGGCGGAACAATTACTACATCAACACCAGCCTGATTGCCCTGTTCATGCGGGTTTCGGACGGCATGTGA
- a CDS encoding NAD(P)/FAD-dependent oxidoreductase, which translates to MSATVHRTDVAIIGAGPVGLFAVFECGMLKMSCHVVDALDMVGGQCSALYPEKPIYDIPGHPSILAADLIDRLAEQAAPFSPTYHLGQQVQTLAPTADGGWRLETSTGTVIESKAVIIAAGCGAFGPNRPPLDGLEAFEGKSVHYMVRRRQDFAGKRVVIAGGGDSAVDWTLSLADVAEKVSVVHRRPKFRAAPESVARMDALVREGKVEMVVPYQLSGLDGAEGQLTAVRVATLDGVEKALPADALLAFFGLSMNLGPIAEWGLNLDKAHITVDPRTGATSAPGVFAIGDIAHYPGKLKLILCGFAEAAQAAHAVHALVHPGEALHFEYSTSKGVPGA; encoded by the coding sequence ATGTCCGCCACCGTTCACCGCACCGATGTCGCCATTATCGGCGCCGGCCCCGTGGGGCTGTTCGCCGTTTTCGAGTGCGGGATGCTGAAAATGTCCTGCCATGTGGTGGACGCGCTCGACATGGTGGGCGGGCAGTGCTCGGCCCTCTACCCGGAAAAGCCGATCTACGACATCCCCGGCCACCCGTCGATCCTGGCCGCCGACCTGATCGACCGGCTGGCGGAACAGGCCGCCCCCTTCTCCCCCACCTATCATCTGGGCCAGCAAGTGCAGACCCTGGCCCCCACGGCGGACGGTGGCTGGCGGCTGGAAACCAGCACCGGCACGGTGATCGAGTCGAAGGCCGTCATCATCGCCGCCGGCTGCGGCGCCTTCGGTCCCAACCGCCCGCCGCTGGACGGGCTGGAAGCGTTCGAGGGGAAATCGGTGCACTACATGGTGCGCCGCCGCCAGGATTTCGCCGGCAAGCGGGTGGTGATCGCCGGCGGCGGCGATTCCGCCGTTGACTGGACCCTGTCGCTGGCCGACGTGGCGGAAAAGGTCTCGGTGGTCCACCGCCGGCCCAAGTTCCGCGCCGCCCCGGAAAGCGTGGCCCGCATGGACGCGCTGGTGCGCGAGGGCAAGGTGGAGATGGTGGTGCCCTACCAGCTCTCCGGCCTGGACGGTGCTGAGGGGCAGTTGACCGCCGTGCGCGTCGCCACCCTGGACGGGGTGGAAAAGGCGCTGCCCGCCGATGCGCTGCTGGCCTTCTTCGGGCTGTCGATGAATCTGGGGCCGATCGCCGAGTGGGGCCTGAACCTGGACAAGGCCCACATCACGGTCGATCCCCGTACGGGCGCCACCAGCGCGCCCGGTGTCTTCGCCATCGGCGACATCGCCCATTATCCGGGCAAGCTGAAGCTGATCCTGTGCGGCTTCGCCGAAGCGGCCCAGGCCGCCCACGCCGTCCACGCCCTGGTCCATCCGGGCGAGGCGCTGCACTTCGAATATTCCACCAGCAAGGGCGTTCCGGGGGCGTAA
- a CDS encoding response regulator, with protein sequence MDRTPHLLVVDDDREIRSLISQFLTRHGFRVTAARDGAEMARVLESARVDLIVLDLMLPGEDGLSLCRRLRAQPGPPTPIIMLTAMGDEADRIVGLEMGADDYLAKPFSPRELLARIKAVLRRAGGTPQPVGGGGDGKTLRFEGWALNLAKRELHSPDGVLVQLSAGEYDLLVAFAEHPQRVLTRDQLLDLARGRAAVPFDRSIDVQVSRLRRKIEPDPADPAFIKTVRGGGYLFTPTVTAGA encoded by the coding sequence ATGGACCGCACACCTCATCTCTTGGTCGTGGACGACGACCGGGAAATCCGTTCGCTGATTTCCCAGTTCCTGACCCGCCACGGCTTTCGCGTCACCGCCGCCCGCGACGGGGCGGAGATGGCCCGCGTGCTGGAATCGGCGCGGGTGGACCTGATCGTCCTCGACCTGATGCTGCCGGGAGAGGACGGGCTGTCCCTGTGCCGCCGCCTGCGCGCCCAGCCGGGGCCGCCCACCCCCATCATCATGCTGACCGCCATGGGGGACGAGGCCGACCGCATCGTCGGGCTTGAGATGGGGGCCGACGATTATCTGGCCAAACCCTTCAGCCCGCGCGAGCTGCTGGCGCGCATCAAGGCGGTGCTGCGCCGGGCCGGCGGCACACCCCAGCCGGTGGGTGGCGGCGGCGACGGCAAGACCCTGCGGTTCGAGGGATGGGCGCTCAATCTGGCCAAGCGCGAGCTTCATTCCCCCGATGGGGTGCTGGTGCAGTTGTCGGCGGGGGAATACGACCTGCTGGTGGCCTTTGCCGAGCATCCCCAGCGGGTGCTGACCCGCGACCAGCTTCTCGATCTGGCGCGCGGGCGGGCGGCGGTGCCGTTCGACCGCTCCATCGACGTGCAGGTCAGCCGCCTGCGGCGCAAGATCGAACCGGACCCCGCCGACCCCGCCTTTATCAAGACGGTGCGCGGCGGCGGCTATCTTTTCACGCCCACGGTGACGGCGGGAGCATGA
- the tsaE gene encoding tRNA (adenosine(37)-N6)-threonylcarbamoyltransferase complex ATPase subunit type 1 TsaE: MADPAFTRTLTLPDEAATTALARAIAPCLRAGDAMALRGDLGAGKTAFARALIRALCGEETEVPSPTFTLVQMYDAPDFSLWHFDLYRLSGPDEVYEVGWDEAREGVALVEWPERLGPLLPAGRLDLTLTITGPGAAGEEARRATLSGPARWAERLAGALP; encoded by the coding sequence ATGGCCGACCCTGCATTCACCCGCACCCTGACCCTGCCCGACGAGGCCGCCACCACGGCGTTGGCCCGTGCCATTGCCCCGTGTCTGCGCGCGGGTGACGCGATGGCGCTGCGCGGCGACCTTGGCGCCGGAAAGACCGCCTTCGCCCGCGCGCTCATCCGCGCCCTGTGCGGAGAGGAGACCGAGGTGCCGTCGCCCACCTTCACCCTGGTGCAGATGTACGACGCCCCGGATTTCAGCCTGTGGCACTTCGACCTCTACCGCCTGTCCGGCCCGGACGAGGTGTACGAGGTGGGATGGGACGAAGCGCGCGAGGGGGTGGCGCTGGTGGAATGGCCCGAACGCCTGGGCCCGCTGCTGCCCGCCGGGCGGCTGGACCTGACGCTGACCATCACCGGCCCCGGTGCCGCGGGGGAGGAGGCGCGCCGCGCCACCCTGTCCGGCCCCGCGCGGTGGGCCGAACGGCTGGCCGGGGCGCTGCCGTGA
- a CDS encoding calcium-binding protein, producing the protein MTINYIYGTLGNDLLFGSSGDDVMTGEAGNDTLIAGGGNDSLYGGDGNDDLNGLVGSDLLDGGDGIDIAYFANAELAAGAVIRLDLGTATFTGSTDVCTLISIENAIGTEGDDTIVGDAGANWLYGFHGNDSLFGGDGNDTLIGGTGNDSLYGGTGNDTLIAEDGNDSLFGGDGNDELNGGSGLNLLDGGAGTDTGYFANAAHAAGAVIRLDLGTATFTGSTDTGTLISIENAIGTEGADTIVGDAGANWLYGFHGNDSLFGGDGNDTLRGGLGNDTIDGGSGFNMASFIDDTLGAAVIDLGQQRASFANGDTDTVRNIQHVVTGSGNDLILGTNAAELFEGRAGNDTLIAGDGNDSLYGGDGNDELNGGSGLNLLDGGAGTDTGYFANAAHAAGAVIRLDLGTATFTGSTDTGTLISIENAIGTEGADTIVGDAGANWLYGFHGNDSLFGGNGSDTLTGGNGADTLRGGLGDDFLTGGEGSDFFRFDRADVPNMVQTDRITDFHIGEDKIDYRDWGYNVNNSNGDTYTWWKSAGVQIQSLNGGVNIAAYGGAYNLYLENTDYTAFTAAGSANFLFL; encoded by the coding sequence ATGACAATCAACTACATATATGGAACATTGGGTAACGACCTTCTTTTTGGATCCAGTGGCGATGACGTCATGACCGGGGAGGCCGGCAACGACACCCTGATTGCCGGGGGCGGGAACGACAGCCTGTATGGTGGGGACGGCAACGACGACTTGAACGGCCTCGTCGGCAGTGACCTTCTCGACGGCGGTGACGGTATCGATATCGCCTATTTCGCCAACGCCGAACTCGCCGCCGGGGCCGTCATCCGGCTGGACCTGGGCACCGCCACCTTCACCGGCAGCACGGACGTCTGCACCCTGATCAGCATCGAGAACGCCATCGGCACCGAGGGCGACGACACCATCGTCGGCGATGCCGGGGCCAACTGGCTCTACGGCTTCCACGGCAACGACAGCCTGTTCGGCGGCGACGGCAATGACACCCTGATCGGTGGCACCGGCAATGACAGCCTGTACGGCGGCACCGGCAACGACACCCTGATCGCCGAGGACGGCAACGACAGCCTGTTCGGCGGCGATGGCAACGACGAGCTGAACGGCGGCAGCGGGCTCAACCTGCTGGACGGCGGCGCCGGCACCGACACCGGCTATTTCGCCAACGCCGCCCACGCCGCCGGGGCCGTCATCCGGCTGGACCTGGGCACCGCCACCTTCACCGGCAGCACCGACACCGGCACCCTGATCAGCATCGAGAACGCCATCGGCACCGAGGGGGCCGACACCATCGTCGGCGATGCCGGGGCCAACTGGCTCTATGGCTTCCACGGCAACGACAGCCTGTTCGGCGGCGACGGCAACGACACCCTGCGCGGCGGCTTGGGGAACGACACCATCGACGGCGGCTCCGGGTTCAACATGGCTTCCTTCATCGACGACACCCTCGGGGCCGCCGTGATCGACCTGGGGCAGCAGCGGGCCAGCTTCGCCAACGGCGACACGGATACCGTCCGCAACATCCAGCACGTGGTCACCGGCAGTGGCAATGACCTGATCCTCGGAACGAACGCCGCCGAACTGTTCGAAGGCCGGGCCGGCAACGACACCCTGATCGCCGGAGACGGCAACGACAGCCTGTACGGCGGGGACGGAAACGACGAACTGAACGGCGGCAGCGGGCTCAACCTGCTGGACGGCGGCGCCGGCACCGACACCGGCTATTTCGCCAACGCCGCCCACGCCGCCGGGGCCGTCATCCGGCTGGACCTGGGCACCGCCACCTTCACCGGCAGCACCGACACCGGCACCCTGATCAGCATCGAGAACGCCATCGGCACCGAGGGGGCCGACACCATCGTCGGCGATGCCGGGGCCAACTGGCTCTATGGTTTCCACGGCAACGACAGCCTGTTCGGCGGCAACGGCAGCGACACCCTGACGGGGGGCAACGGCGCCGACACCCTGCGCGGCGGACTGGGAGACGATTTCCTGACCGGCGGTGAGGGAAGCGATTTCTTCCGCTTCGACCGGGCCGACGTTCCCAACATGGTCCAGACGGACCGGATCACCGATTTCCACATCGGCGAAGACAAAATCGACTACCGTGACTGGGGTTACAACGTCAACAACAGCAACGGCGATACATACACGTGGTGGAAGTCGGCCGGCGTGCAGATCCAGAGCCTGAACGGGGGCGTCAACATCGCCGCCTATGGCGGGGCGTACAACCTGTATCTGGAGAACACGGACTACACGGCCTTCACGGCCGCCGGCTCCGCCAACTTTCTGTTCCTCTGA